One genomic segment of Mesoterricola silvestris includes these proteins:
- a CDS encoding glycosyltransferase family 39 protein: MTKKERGTLLWIWLFLGLIPLFMRPLWEPDEARYAEIPREMLASADWLTPRLNHVLYFEKPPLQYWLSAVSMKAFGLHAFAARLPLALATLITLWCAWKLATRLGARQGTWAAFMAATAILAYVCAQVLTLDALFSAFQVLALVAGIEAVAARFEARPATGWTLLAFGALALAMLTKGLAAPVLVGTTLLCSLPFAWSAPRMRSALVRTLVDPLGWLLFAALAAPWFLLVERANPGHANFFFIHEHFARYTSHVHDRAGSKNPILDKFYFTAFLAVGVLPWLSACVAGLRRGLAFLRRASGPVSEGAPLHRWTVAATILGAAVPLAFYSLSGSKLPPYIHPAIVPLLALACALEKEGEEWTALARAGRELLVLGLLFLAAPFIIKDLTGPGWVLALGLAFLGMGFWGMRPRGLTGPRFMAGLGAALLLLTFSASRVAPPTKDASALIRKAPAGAQWISCGDYYQILPFLTGERVVVVAGTGELAYGRDHLDPATRGRWFQEDLDQLLPMARRLRAEDPSRPVAALIDRWAWRDLPEDQKAAFAVTARTDKNLLAVLR; the protein is encoded by the coding sequence TTGACGAAAAAGGAACGGGGCACCCTTCTCTGGATCTGGCTCTTCCTGGGGCTGATCCCGCTCTTCATGCGCCCCCTGTGGGAACCTGACGAGGCGCGCTACGCCGAGATCCCCCGGGAGATGCTGGCCAGCGCGGACTGGCTCACGCCCCGGCTCAACCACGTCCTCTACTTCGAGAAGCCGCCCCTCCAGTACTGGCTCTCCGCGGTGTCCATGAAGGCCTTCGGCCTGCATGCCTTCGCGGCGCGCCTGCCCCTGGCCCTGGCCACCCTCATCACCCTGTGGTGCGCCTGGAAGCTGGCCACGCGCCTGGGGGCGCGCCAGGGCACCTGGGCGGCCTTCATGGCCGCCACCGCCATCCTGGCCTACGTGTGCGCCCAGGTGCTCACCCTGGACGCGCTGTTCTCCGCCTTCCAGGTGCTGGCCCTGGTGGCCGGCATCGAGGCGGTGGCGGCGCGGTTCGAGGCGAGGCCCGCCACCGGGTGGACCCTCCTGGCCTTCGGCGCCCTGGCCCTGGCCATGCTCACCAAGGGCCTGGCCGCGCCGGTGCTGGTGGGCACGACCCTCCTGTGCTCCCTGCCTTTCGCCTGGTCCGCGCCCCGCATGCGAAGCGCCCTGGTGCGGACCCTGGTGGACCCCCTGGGCTGGCTCCTCTTCGCGGCCCTCGCCGCCCCCTGGTTCCTCCTGGTGGAGCGGGCCAACCCCGGCCACGCGAACTTCTTCTTCATCCACGAGCACTTCGCCCGGTACACCAGCCACGTGCACGACCGGGCCGGCTCCAAGAACCCCATCCTGGACAAGTTCTACTTCACCGCTTTCCTGGCGGTGGGCGTCCTGCCCTGGCTGAGCGCCTGTGTTGCGGGCCTGCGCCGGGGCCTGGCCTTCCTGCGCCGGGCCTCCGGCCCCGTGTCCGAAGGGGCGCCCCTGCACCGGTGGACCGTGGCCGCCACCATCCTGGGCGCCGCGGTGCCCCTGGCCTTCTACAGCCTTTCGGGCTCCAAGCTGCCCCCCTACATCCACCCCGCCATCGTCCCCCTCCTCGCCCTGGCCTGCGCCCTGGAGAAGGAAGGGGAGGAATGGACCGCCCTGGCCCGGGCCGGCCGGGAGCTCCTGGTGCTGGGCCTCCTGTTCCTGGCCGCGCCGTTCATCATCAAGGACCTCACGGGCCCCGGGTGGGTCCTGGCCCTGGGCCTGGCCTTCCTGGGCATGGGCTTCTGGGGGATGCGCCCCCGGGGCCTCACGGGGCCCCGGTTCATGGCGGGGCTGGGGGCGGCCCTGCTGCTGCTCACCTTCTCCGCCTCCCGGGTGGCCCCCCCCACCAAGGACGCCAGCGCCCTCATCCGCAAGGCCCCCGCCGGCGCCCAATGGATCAGCTGCGGCGACTACTACCAGATCCTGCCCTTCCTCACCGGGGAGCGGGTGGTGGTGGTGGCGGGCACCGGCGAACTGGCCTACGGCAGGGATCACCTGGACCCCGCCACCCGCGGCCGGTGGTTCCAGGAGGACCTGGACCAGCTGCTCCCCATGGCCCGGCGCCTGCGGGCCGAGGACCCCTCCCGCCCCGTGGCGGCCCTCATCGACCGCTGGGCCTGGCGCGACCTGCCCGAGGACCAGAAGGCCGCCTTCGCCGTCACGGCCCGCACCGACAAGAACCTCCTGGCGGTTCTGAGGTAG
- a CDS encoding cysteine desulfurase family protein: MYLDNNATTRLAPEALEAMLPYLGEQFGNAGSGHTLGRLSEGAVVVARERVSALLGCAPAELVFNSGGTEGINHAFRGVFEALPAKRHFVTTAVEHSAVLACVDWLRRQGAQVTILGVDAQGRLDLAALEAALTPDTAMVSVMAANNETGVRFTLEEIGGLVKARGILFHVDGTQALGKVPVDLARIPADLFNFSGHKFHGPKGVGGLFLRRGLRLRPFMIGGGQERGRRGGTENVPGLVGLGVAADLARTHLAGDSRVGPLRDRLEAFILDHIPGSTVHGAQAPRVPNTSMISFADVEGEAVLLRLDEAGICVSTGSACTTGQKEASHVLRAMGAPDALGAVRFSLSRYTTEAEVARVEAVLPGILEGLRGQGGLARRQA, translated from the coding sequence GTGTACCTTGACAACAACGCCACCACCCGCCTCGCCCCCGAGGCCCTGGAGGCCATGCTGCCCTACCTGGGGGAGCAGTTCGGCAACGCCGGGAGCGGCCACACCCTGGGCCGGCTCTCGGAGGGGGCGGTGGTGGTGGCCCGGGAGCGGGTTTCCGCCCTCCTGGGCTGCGCCCCGGCCGAACTGGTCTTCAACAGCGGCGGCACGGAGGGCATCAACCACGCCTTCCGCGGCGTCTTCGAGGCCCTTCCGGCCAAGCGCCACTTCGTCACCACCGCCGTGGAGCACAGCGCCGTGCTGGCCTGCGTGGACTGGCTGCGCAGGCAGGGCGCCCAGGTGACGATCCTGGGCGTGGACGCCCAGGGCCGCCTGGACCTGGCCGCCCTGGAGGCGGCCCTCACCCCCGACACCGCGATGGTCTCGGTCATGGCCGCCAACAACGAGACCGGCGTGCGCTTCACCCTGGAGGAGATCGGCGGCCTCGTGAAGGCCCGGGGCATCCTCTTCCACGTGGACGGCACCCAGGCCCTGGGCAAGGTGCCCGTGGACCTGGCCCGGATCCCCGCGGACCTCTTCAACTTCAGCGGCCACAAGTTCCACGGCCCCAAGGGTGTGGGCGGCCTCTTCCTGAGGCGGGGCCTGCGCCTGCGCCCCTTCATGATCGGCGGCGGCCAGGAGCGAGGCCGGCGCGGCGGCACCGAGAACGTGCCCGGCCTCGTGGGCCTGGGCGTGGCCGCGGACCTGGCCCGCACCCATCTGGCCGGGGATTCCCGGGTGGGCCCCCTGCGGGACCGCCTGGAGGCCTTCATCCTGGACCACATCCCCGGATCCACCGTGCACGGCGCCCAGGCGCCCCGCGTGCCCAACACCTCCATGATCAGCTTCGCGGACGTGGAGGGCGAGGCCGTCCTCCTGCGCCTGGACGAGGCCGGCATCTGCGTCTCCACCGGCAGCGCCTGCACCACCGGCCAGAAGGAGGCCAGCCACGTGCTCCGGGCCATGGGGGCTCCCGACGCGCTGGGCGCCGTGCGGTTCTCCCTGAGCCGCTACACCACGGAGGCG
- a CDS encoding 16S rRNA (uracil(1498)-N(3))-methyltransferase: MNLVLLREEDFTAPGRARLTGRRQRHVLEVHRAEVGDELVVGLLGGSVGRGRVTSLEDGLHLEVVLDQPPPPKLPLTLVLALPRPKVLNRTLAAATSLGVASIYLVNAWKVEKSYWKSPRLSEENLLEQRILGLEQARDTVLPALHLRRLLRPFAEEELAGIVQGTTALLAHPGVPGPCPRDAGGPVVLVIGPEGGFIPAEVELLSRSGCRPVNLGERILRVETAVAALTGRLF, translated from the coding sequence ATGAACCTCGTGCTCCTCCGGGAGGAGGACTTCACCGCCCCGGGCCGGGCGCGCCTCACCGGGCGCCGCCAGCGCCACGTCCTGGAGGTCCACCGGGCGGAGGTGGGGGACGAGCTGGTGGTGGGCCTCCTGGGCGGTTCCGTGGGCCGCGGCCGGGTGACCTCCCTGGAGGACGGCCTCCACCTGGAGGTGGTCCTGGACCAGCCCCCGCCCCCCAAGCTCCCCCTGACCCTGGTGCTGGCCCTTCCCCGGCCCAAGGTCCTCAACCGCACCCTGGCGGCCGCCACGAGCCTCGGGGTGGCCAGCATCTACCTGGTGAACGCCTGGAAGGTGGAAAAAAGCTACTGGAAGAGCCCCCGCCTTTCCGAAGAGAACCTCCTGGAGCAGCGGATCCTGGGACTGGAGCAGGCCCGGGACACCGTCCTGCCCGCGCTGCACCTGCGCCGCCTCCTTCGGCCCTTCGCGGAGGAGGAGCTTGCCGGAATCGTCCAGGGGACCACCGCGCTCCTGGCGCATCCGGGCGTGCCCGGGCCCTGCCCCCGGGACGCCGGCGGCCCCGTGGTCCTGGTCATCGGCCCCGAGGGGGGCTTCATCCCCGCCGAAGTGGAGCTGCTCTCCCGGAGCGGATGCCGGCCCGTGAACCTCGGGGAGCGCATCCTCCGGGTGGAGACGGCGGTGGCCGCCCTCACGGGCCGCCTTTTCTGA
- the uraA gene encoding uracil permease translates to MATGTGPRIIQVEEKLPFLETIPLSLQHLFAMFGATVLVPFLLHVDPATSLLMNGVGTLVYLTVTRGKIPAYLGSSFAFIAPVLAVLAVPALGGYAAAQGGFIVFGLFFILISFIVQQAGTRWLEVVFPPAAMGAVVAIIGLELAPTAAQMAGLVQGPATSPLPHGLSMVVSLSTLAVVILVSLFARGFFSIIPVLVGVVAGYGLSLYLGLVDIAAIRSAPWFAVPHLYRPVFNLQAIMMIFPACFVVLAEHIGHLVVTGNIVDRELMKDPGLHRSLLGDGLSNVLSGLTGATPNTTYGENIGVMAITRVFSVWVIGGAACIAVVISFIGKIGAVIRSIPAPVMGGVCLLLFGVIAAAGIRMIIEKKVDYTRPSNLILTAVTFVVGISGAKITLGHVALQGMALATVVAILLGLVVWVGEMCAPGTAAAAEPE, encoded by the coding sequence ATGGCCACAGGCACGGGACCGCGCATCATCCAGGTGGAGGAGAAGCTCCCCTTCCTCGAAACGATCCCCTTGAGCCTCCAGCACCTCTTCGCCATGTTCGGGGCGACGGTGCTGGTGCCCTTCCTGCTCCACGTGGACCCCGCCACCTCCCTGCTCATGAACGGCGTGGGCACCCTGGTGTACCTGACGGTGACGCGGGGGAAGATCCCGGCCTACCTGGGATCGAGCTTCGCCTTCATCGCGCCGGTGCTGGCGGTGCTGGCCGTGCCGGCCCTGGGCGGCTACGCCGCGGCCCAGGGGGGCTTCATCGTCTTCGGCCTCTTCTTCATCCTGATCTCCTTCATCGTCCAGCAGGCCGGCACCCGCTGGCTGGAGGTGGTGTTCCCGCCCGCCGCCATGGGCGCCGTGGTGGCCATCATCGGCCTCGAACTGGCTCCCACCGCCGCGCAGATGGCCGGCCTCGTCCAGGGCCCCGCCACCTCCCCCCTGCCCCACGGGCTCAGCATGGTGGTCTCCCTCTCCACCCTGGCGGTGGTCATCCTGGTCTCGCTCTTCGCCCGGGGCTTCTTCAGCATCATCCCCGTGCTGGTGGGCGTCGTGGCCGGGTACGGCCTCTCCCTCTACCTGGGCCTTGTGGATATCGCCGCCATCCGCAGCGCGCCCTGGTTCGCCGTGCCCCACCTCTACCGGCCCGTGTTCAACCTCCAGGCGATCATGATGATCTTCCCGGCCTGCTTCGTGGTGCTCGCCGAGCACATCGGCCACCTGGTCGTCACCGGCAACATCGTGGACCGCGAACTCATGAAGGATCCCGGCCTCCACCGCTCCCTCCTGGGGGACGGCCTCTCCAACGTGCTTTCCGGCCTCACCGGCGCCACCCCCAACACCACCTATGGCGAGAACATCGGCGTCATGGCCATCACGCGCGTGTTCAGCGTGTGGGTCATCGGAGGCGCGGCCTGCATCGCCGTGGTCATCTCCTTCATCGGCAAGATCGGCGCGGTGATCCGCAGCATCCCCGCCCCGGTCATGGGCGGCGTGTGCCTCCTGCTCTTCGGCGTCATCGCCGCCGCCGGCATCCGCATGATCATCGAGAAGAAGGTGGACTACACCCGCCCCTCCAACCTGATCCTCACCGCCGTCACCTTCGTGGTGGGCATCAGCGGCGCGAAGATCACCCTGGGCCACGTGGCCCTGCAGGGCATGGCCCTGGCCACGGTGGTGGCCATCCTGCTGGGCCTGGTGGTGTGGGTCGGGGAGATGTGCGCCCCCGGCACCGCCGCGGCGGCCGAACCCGAGTAG
- a CDS encoding bifunctional UDP-4-keto-pentose/UDP-xylose synthase produces the protein MKILILGVNGFIGSHLVGRILRDTTWEVYGMDLGNHKVSEYLGNPRFHYREGDISISKEWIEYHVKNCDVVLPLVAIATPKVYVTDPLRVFELDFEENLRVVRQCVKYKKRVVFPSTSEVYGMCPDAEFDEETSALVTGPIPMQRWIYSTSKQLLDRVIWGYGFRDNLQFTLFRPFNWMGPKLDSLNTAKEGSSRLVTQFAWNLFNGEPLKLVDGGAQRRCFCDVEDAMDGLMSILRNEGGKADGRIFNIGNPANDHSVQDIAERMLEIWKDHPFRLERNIPLSQIVQETSGAFYGKGYQDVLVRTPSIRRMRETFGFDPKIGIKEALRKAIDFFVEEHKAMEKIVETEG, from the coding sequence GTGAAAATTCTCATCCTCGGCGTCAACGGCTTCATCGGATCCCATCTCGTGGGCCGCATCCTGCGGGACACCACCTGGGAAGTCTATGGCATGGATCTCGGGAACCACAAGGTCTCCGAATACCTGGGCAACCCCCGCTTCCACTACCGCGAAGGCGACATCAGCATCAGCAAGGAGTGGATCGAGTACCACGTGAAGAACTGCGACGTGGTCCTGCCCCTGGTGGCCATCGCCACCCCCAAGGTCTACGTCACGGATCCCCTGCGGGTCTTCGAGCTGGACTTCGAGGAGAACCTCCGCGTCGTGCGCCAGTGCGTCAAGTACAAGAAGCGGGTCGTCTTCCCCAGCACCTCGGAGGTCTACGGCATGTGCCCGGACGCCGAGTTCGACGAGGAGACCTCGGCCCTGGTCACGGGCCCCATCCCCATGCAGCGGTGGATCTACTCCACCTCCAAGCAGCTCCTGGACCGCGTGATCTGGGGCTACGGCTTCCGGGACAACCTCCAGTTCACCCTGTTCCGCCCCTTCAACTGGATGGGCCCCAAGCTCGACAGCCTCAACACCGCCAAGGAGGGCTCCAGCCGCCTGGTGACCCAGTTCGCCTGGAACCTCTTCAACGGCGAGCCCCTCAAGCTGGTCGACGGCGGCGCCCAGCGCCGCTGCTTCTGCGACGTGGAGGACGCCATGGACGGCCTCATGAGCATCCTGCGCAACGAGGGCGGCAAGGCCGACGGCAGGATCTTCAACATCGGCAACCCCGCCAATGACCACAGCGTCCAGGACATCGCCGAGCGCATGCTGGAGATCTGGAAGGACCATCCCTTCCGCCTGGAGCGCAACATCCCCCTCTCGCAGATCGTGCAGGAGACCAGCGGCGCCTTCTACGGCAAGGGCTACCAGGACGTCCTGGTGCGCACCCCCAGCATCCGGCGCATGCGCGAGACCTTCGGCTTCGACCCGAAGATCGGCATCAAGGAGGCCCTGCGCAAGGCCATCGACTTCTTCGTGGAGGAGCACAAGGCCATGGAGAAGATCGTGGAGACCGAGGGTTGA